From Cecembia calidifontis, one genomic window encodes:
- a CDS encoding AAA family ATPase yields MRKKVVVIGPESTGKSTLSQALAAHFSAPWVPEYARTYIEKLDRPYDYDDMLVIAKGQLEWEDLHAQKADQLLICDTDLHVIKVWSEHRFGKVHDWISEQIQLRKYDVYLLTDIDIPWQEDPQREHPEPEMRQYFFELYRNLISQTGVPFEIISGTEPERIQKSVKTIRKHLKL; encoded by the coding sequence ATGCGTAAAAAGGTGGTTGTTATAGGTCCTGAATCTACTGGGAAAAGTACTTTGAGCCAAGCTTTGGCAGCGCATTTTTCAGCCCCTTGGGTTCCTGAATATGCCAGAACTTACATTGAGAAACTGGACAGGCCCTATGATTATGACGACATGTTGGTAATCGCCAAAGGGCAATTGGAATGGGAAGATTTACATGCCCAAAAAGCAGATCAGCTTCTGATCTGTGATACAGACCTCCATGTGATCAAGGTATGGTCAGAGCACAGGTTCGGAAAGGTGCATGATTGGATATCTGAGCAGATTCAACTTAGGAAATACGATGTCTATTTATTGACAGACATTGATATTCCTTGGCAGGAAGATCCACAGCGGGAGCATCCGGAGCCCGAAATGAGACAGTATTTTTTTGAGTTGTACCGAAATCTTATCTCTCAAACAGGGGTTCCTTTTGAAATCATTTCAGGAACGGAGCCAGAAAGGATCCAAAAGTCCGTGAAAACTATCCGCAAACATCTGAAATTATAA
- the pnuC gene encoding nicotinamide riboside transporter PnuC, giving the protein MDLQWIWEGIQEGVAEMSWLEAIAVFFGIASVFYSIKKNILVFPTGMISTLIYVYICLKYKLYADMGINAYYFSMSIYGWYLWSRPSNGKPELPVTWLDKKGIATSVILFLGSYIILFIVLANFTDSDVPYWDSFTTASAFVGMWLMAKKKVENWIAWIITDIVSVPLYFYKGLMLTSFQFLFFTVLAIIGLMEWIRTARVKQEVYA; this is encoded by the coding sequence ATGGATTTACAATGGATTTGGGAAGGCATCCAAGAAGGGGTGGCTGAAATGAGTTGGCTGGAGGCCATAGCGGTATTTTTTGGTATTGCCTCTGTTTTTTATTCCATCAAAAAAAATATCCTTGTCTTTCCCACAGGCATGATTTCAACTCTGATTTATGTTTATATCTGCCTGAAGTATAAACTCTATGCGGATATGGGTATCAACGCCTATTATTTTTCCATGTCCATTTATGGTTGGTACCTTTGGTCCCGCCCTTCAAACGGGAAACCGGAGCTTCCGGTGACCTGGTTGGACAAAAAAGGGATTGCCACATCAGTGATTTTGTTTCTGGGATCTTATATAATCTTGTTTATCGTTTTGGCCAATTTTACCGATTCTGATGTCCCTTATTGGGATTCATTTACTACCGCTTCAGCTTTTGTAGGGATGTGGCTGATGGCCAAGAAAAAAGTGGAAAACTGGATTGCCTGGATCATTACGGATATAGTTTCAGTGCCATTGTACTTCTACAAGGGTTTGATGCTGACCTCTTTCCAGTTTTTGTTTTTCACAGTATTGGCCATCATTGGATTGATGGAGTGGATCAGGACAGCCAGAGTAAAACAGGAGGTATATGCGTAA
- a CDS encoding M16 family metallopeptidase gives MKTNKFPISFLVLLFFFIGQSFAQVNLSQEVPLDPRVRYGVLPNGLTYYIQQNPKPENKVELRLAVNAGSVLETEKQLGLAHFTEHMAFNGTRNFEKNELVSYLQSIGVSFGADLNAYTSFDETVYILPIPSDDEEKLRSGFLVLSDWAGGILMREEDIDAERSIIVEEWRTGQGYSQRLRDQYLPLMLYNSQYADRLPIGKMEVVQHFEYETIREFYRDWYRPDNLAVIAVGDEDPDKLLALIEEFFGAWENPKNAPKRKSFEVPEHKETFVSILTDQEAPGIQIQLFYKHKALPTKSKEDYRNWLLRSLYGGMLTQRLDEIRQQPDAPFIFAGTGYGNFVRDMDYFSASGVVSPGMVEAGIQALIVENERVARFGFTQAELDRVKRSVLNNAERAFKEMDKTESRSLVGRYVNHYLNGRFAEGEAWKYEFYQEILPKITLEELNALAKTLVREDNRIIIITAPDAEKDKLPTEQQVLALFDAVKQMDLQAYEEKLLSENLLETLPQTGRIEAMDHLFSIDVYEIILSNGVKVFVKPTDFKNDEIVFSARGEGGGSLFGEEDHYSASYSGVLVNVMGIGDFTPTDLRKILAGRSVSVTPNVGTYSQTISGSTSPRDLEMALQLIHLYFTAPREDRQLFDIFISNQKTQLASAQSNPDYQFSKMLNHILADGNLRASSIYDPEELEKIDMQRALEIYAQSFSNAANFEFFFTGNIDLDIFKPLLEQYIASLPSDPSHLDRFRDMGIRTPRGRTEVIEVGTDEKSQVILFFSAEVEYDRKKATDISYLGEILTIKLIESLREEIGGVYGVGANGSMGIQPMGNFSFSIGFPCSPDMVDVLIEAAWEEIRKIQENGPMEEDLNKVKEKRRIALEENLKRNNYWNAQMSAFRLYGLPLELIIEAGKFIEEVTPERIQRAAQEFLVKENLLEIKKFPLRRE, from the coding sequence ATGAAAACCAACAAATTCCCGATTTCTTTCCTTGTTCTTTTATTTTTTTTCATAGGCCAAAGCTTCGCTCAGGTCAATCTATCCCAAGAGGTTCCATTAGATCCAAGGGTAAGATATGGAGTACTCCCCAATGGGCTAACCTACTACATACAGCAAAATCCCAAACCCGAAAATAAAGTGGAATTGCGTTTGGCGGTAAATGCCGGTTCGGTCCTCGAAACTGAAAAACAACTTGGTCTGGCGCATTTTACCGAACACATGGCTTTTAATGGAACAAGGAATTTTGAGAAAAATGAGTTGGTTTCTTATCTCCAATCCATAGGTGTATCCTTTGGTGCTGACCTGAATGCCTACACCAGTTTTGATGAAACGGTTTATATACTTCCCATTCCATCAGATGATGAGGAAAAATTACGAAGTGGTTTCCTGGTCCTCAGCGATTGGGCGGGAGGTATTCTGATGAGGGAGGAAGATATCGATGCTGAGCGCAGCATCATTGTAGAAGAATGGAGAACCGGACAGGGTTATTCCCAAAGGCTCAGAGACCAATATCTACCTCTTATGCTTTACAATTCCCAATACGCCGACAGGCTTCCAATAGGTAAAATGGAAGTGGTGCAGCATTTTGAATATGAGACCATACGGGAATTTTACAGGGACTGGTACCGCCCGGACAATTTGGCCGTCATTGCTGTAGGTGATGAAGATCCGGACAAGTTACTCGCTTTGATTGAAGAGTTTTTTGGTGCTTGGGAAAATCCCAAAAATGCTCCAAAAAGAAAGTCTTTTGAGGTGCCTGAGCACAAGGAAACTTTTGTATCCATTTTAACAGATCAGGAAGCTCCCGGGATTCAGATTCAGCTTTTTTATAAGCATAAAGCCCTTCCTACCAAGAGCAAGGAAGATTACCGTAATTGGCTGTTAAGAAGCTTGTACGGGGGAATGTTGACCCAGCGTCTTGACGAAATCCGACAGCAGCCTGATGCCCCATTTATTTTTGCAGGCACAGGTTATGGCAATTTTGTTAGGGATATGGATTATTTTTCTGCTTCAGGGGTAGTTTCTCCCGGGATGGTGGAGGCTGGTATTCAGGCTTTGATTGTAGAAAATGAAAGGGTAGCCCGTTTTGGTTTCACCCAAGCCGAATTGGACAGGGTTAAGCGTTCGGTACTCAATAATGCAGAGAGAGCATTTAAAGAAATGGACAAAACGGAATCCCGCTCTTTGGTGGGCCGTTATGTCAACCACTACCTTAATGGTCGCTTTGCAGAAGGAGAGGCTTGGAAGTACGAATTTTATCAGGAAATCCTCCCGAAGATAACATTGGAAGAGCTCAATGCCCTGGCAAAAACCTTGGTCAGGGAAGACAATAGGATCATTATCATCACAGCCCCAGATGCTGAAAAAGATAAATTGCCAACAGAGCAGCAGGTGTTAGCCCTATTTGATGCAGTGAAGCAAATGGATTTACAAGCCTATGAGGAAAAACTTTTATCCGAAAACCTACTTGAAACGCTGCCACAAACCGGAAGAATTGAGGCAATGGACCATCTGTTTTCTATTGATGTATATGAAATCATATTGTCCAATGGGGTAAAGGTTTTTGTAAAGCCAACAGATTTTAAGAATGATGAGATTGTCTTCAGTGCAAGAGGTGAGGGGGGGGGTTCCTTATTTGGAGAGGAAGACCATTACTCCGCGAGTTATTCAGGGGTTTTGGTAAATGTGATGGGTATTGGTGATTTTACCCCTACCGATCTGCGCAAAATCCTGGCAGGTAGATCCGTTTCGGTTACCCCCAATGTAGGTACCTATTCCCAGACGATTTCTGGTAGTACCTCACCAAGAGATCTGGAGATGGCCTTACAATTGATCCATTTGTACTTTACTGCACCGAGAGAAGACAGGCAGTTATTTGATATCTTTATCAGTAACCAAAAGACACAATTGGCATCAGCCCAATCCAATCCGGATTACCAATTTTCAAAAATGTTGAACCACATCCTGGCGGACGGTAACCTTAGGGCCAGCAGCATCTATGATCCTGAAGAATTGGAAAAAATTGATATGCAAAGAGCTTTGGAAATCTATGCTCAAAGTTTTAGCAATGCGGCAAATTTCGAATTTTTCTTTACTGGGAACATAGATCTCGACATTTTCAAGCCCCTATTGGAGCAATATATTGCTTCCTTACCCTCCGATCCAAGTCATTTGGACAGGTTTAGGGATATGGGCATCAGGACTCCCAGAGGTAGGACTGAGGTCATAGAAGTGGGGACAGATGAAAAAAGCCAGGTGATCCTGTTCTTTTCTGCTGAGGTAGAATACGACAGGAAAAAAGCAACTGACATCAGCTACCTTGGAGAAATCCTTACCATCAAATTGATTGAATCCCTGAGGGAGGAAATCGGTGGAGTCTATGGGGTCGGTGCCAATGGCAGTATGGGCATTCAGCCCATGGGGAATTTCTCATTTTCAATAGGATTTCCATGCAGCCCTGATATGGTGGATGTTTTGATAGAAGCTGCTTGGGAAGAAATAAGGAAAATCCAGGAAAATGGTCCAATGGAAGAGGATCTTAACAAAGTCAAAGAGAAGCGAAGGATAGCCTTGGAGGAGAACCTTAAGCGTAATAATTACTGGAATGCCCAGATGTCAGCCTTCCGTCTGTATGGGCTGCCTTTAGAGCTGATCATAGAGGCCGGCAAGTTCATTGAGGAAGTTACACCAGAGAGGATACAGCGGGCGGCTCAGGAATTCCTGGTCAAAGAAAATCTTCTTGAAATTAAGAAGTTTCCTTTAAGAAGGGAGTAA
- a CDS encoding type II CAAX prenyl endopeptidase Rce1 family protein yields the protein MTAFLHFYQKERKLEKSKILRYAVITTLIVFCYEYLLVDPIAMQLGVGGLNKGFSNSDNIDVLSALVLALILEELFSRGFLSGKRKHFGFIFIQPIIGMVIFKEYWWVFMGIGLAFLVWVIHEQNKKPDDVYLSTPLFYTSFVFTTLFFTILHLGNVESSSLALDWTFTFAGILPGAIFFGWVRYQEGLGYSMLAHAVFNTLTITLNEILYL from the coding sequence ATGACCGCATTCCTACACTTTTACCAAAAAGAGCGCAAGCTTGAAAAGTCTAAGATCCTGAGATACGCTGTTATTACCACCCTCATTGTATTCTGTTATGAATATTTACTGGTAGATCCTATTGCCATGCAACTGGGGGTAGGTGGATTGAATAAGGGTTTCAGCAATTCTGACAACATAGATGTTTTAAGTGCTTTGGTCTTAGCGCTAATTTTAGAGGAATTGTTTTCAAGGGGATTTCTTTCAGGTAAAAGGAAACATTTTGGGTTTATTTTTATCCAACCCATAATTGGGATGGTGATATTTAAAGAATACTGGTGGGTATTTATGGGAATCGGACTTGCTTTTCTGGTATGGGTCATTCATGAACAAAACAAAAAGCCAGATGATGTTTACCTTTCAACTCCTTTGTTTTATACCTCCTTTGTATTTACCACGTTGTTTTTTACCATACTTCATCTTGGGAATGTAGAATCCTCCTCACTTGCCTTGGATTGGACCTTTACTTTTGCAGGTATCCTGCCAGGCGCGATTTTTTTCGGATGGGTCAGGTATCAGGAAGGATTGGGCTATTCCATGCTTGCCCATGCTGTTTTCAATACCCTGACCATTACTTTGAATGAAATTCTGTATTTGTAA
- a CDS encoding NADP-dependent isocitrate dehydrogenase, which translates to MKRITVAKGDGIGPEIMDATLAIIKAAGAQIEVDEIEVGEKVYLAGNTSGIAKESWDIIRRNKVFLKAPITTPQGGGYKSLNVTTRKFLGLYANIRPCMSLHPFVDTKHPQMDIVIVRENEEDLYAGIEHQQTDEVVQCLKLISRPGCEKIVRYAFEYAKQYGRKKVTCFTKDNIMKQTDGLFHQVFDEIAKEYPEIEKEHWIIDIGAAKMADTPEAFDVIVMPNLYGDVLSDVAAQIAGSVGLAGSANIGEECAMFEAIHGSAPRRAGQNMANPSGLLQGAIQMLAHIGQSDVAEKVQNAWLKTIEDGIHTYDIYKEGVSKEKVGTKEFAEAVIRNLGKKPSQLKAVTYAKETTLNLPKYTRKAPLKKELEGVDIFVHWAGTDAEELAEKMQQLNSDEVKLTMITNRGIKVWPEGFPETFCTDHWRCRFKPVGGKELTKQHIIQLLQMAEARHVDVIKTENLYAFEGKSAYSLGQGQ; encoded by the coding sequence ATGAAACGAATTACAGTAGCAAAAGGAGATGGGATCGGTCCGGAAATCATGGACGCCACGCTCGCCATTATCAAAGCCGCAGGTGCCCAAATTGAGGTAGATGAAATTGAAGTAGGTGAAAAGGTTTATTTAGCCGGCAACACTTCAGGTATCGCCAAAGAATCTTGGGATATTATTCGTAGGAACAAAGTTTTTTTGAAAGCCCCCATCACGACTCCCCAAGGTGGAGGTTACAAGAGTTTGAATGTGACCACCCGGAAATTTTTAGGTCTTTATGCCAATATACGCCCATGTATGAGTTTACATCCTTTTGTTGATACCAAGCATCCACAGATGGATATTGTGATTGTAAGGGAAAATGAAGAGGATCTGTATGCCGGTATAGAACACCAGCAAACTGATGAGGTGGTGCAGTGCCTTAAACTCATCAGTAGACCAGGTTGTGAGAAAATCGTCCGCTATGCTTTTGAATATGCCAAGCAGTACGGTCGCAAAAAAGTGACCTGTTTTACCAAGGACAATATCATGAAGCAAACCGATGGGCTTTTCCATCAGGTGTTTGATGAAATTGCTAAAGAATATCCTGAAATAGAAAAAGAGCATTGGATCATTGATATCGGAGCGGCCAAGATGGCGGATACGCCGGAAGCTTTTGATGTGATAGTAATGCCTAATTTATATGGAGATGTACTGAGTGATGTGGCTGCACAGATTGCAGGTTCTGTAGGCTTAGCAGGCTCCGCCAATATTGGTGAGGAATGCGCCATGTTCGAAGCGATCCATGGTTCCGCCCCAAGAAGGGCAGGTCAGAATATGGCCAATCCATCCGGACTTCTGCAGGGTGCTATCCAAATGCTTGCCCATATCGGACAAAGTGATGTAGCTGAAAAAGTACAAAATGCCTGGCTGAAAACCATCGAAGATGGTATACACACCTATGACATCTACAAAGAAGGCGTAAGCAAGGAAAAAGTGGGTACCAAAGAGTTTGCTGAGGCGGTGATCAGGAATTTGGGTAAAAAGCCATCCCAGCTCAAAGCGGTGACTTATGCTAAAGAGACTACCCTTAACCTACCTAAATATACCCGTAAGGCTCCCCTTAAAAAGGAGTTGGAAGGAGTAGATATCTTTGTGCATTGGGCAGGAACCGATGCAGAGGAACTGGCCGAAAAGATGCAGCAATTGAATTCAGATGAGGTGAAATTGACCATGATTACCAACCGTGGCATCAAAGTTTGGCCTGAGGGATTCCCTGAAACTTTCTGCACCGATCACTGGCGCTGCCGCTTCAAACCCGTAGGAGGAAAGGAGCTTACCAAGCAGCACATCATCCAATTGCTACAAATGGCAGAAGCAAGGCATGTTGATGTGATCAAAACAGAAAACCTATATGCTTTTGAAGGAAAATCGGCCTACTCTCTAGGACAAGGCCAATAG
- a CDS encoding fatty acid desaturase family protein — MRPPRFQAASSFHEDLKGRIKNYFSEKNLKTTGNSSLYFKAIVMVLAFIGIYVHLVFFTPFWPFAILESIILGALTAGIGFNVMHDGAHGSFSRKGWVNELAGISINFLGANVYMWKTKHNVAHHSFTNVDDHDDDLNAGAFLRLGPNQKRYKIHRFQHRYFIFIYSILYFYWVFFTDYKKYVTKKVAETPIKKMDLKEHVSFWGFKVEHLFLFIVLPVYMLGFMPWLIGFLVYGLATGIIMSVVFQLAHVLEETSFPVPDKATNKLEDDWAVHQLKTTANFATKNKVLSWLIGGLNFQIEHHLFPNISHIHYPAISQIIKETCREYGIPYIEHPKMRVALASHVNHLKHLGRE; from the coding sequence ATGCGTCCGCCTAGATTTCAAGCCGCATCCTCCTTTCATGAAGACCTGAAAGGTAGAATCAAAAATTATTTCTCAGAAAAAAATCTTAAAACAACCGGAAATTCCTCCCTCTATTTCAAGGCCATCGTGATGGTTTTGGCCTTCATTGGGATTTATGTTCACTTGGTTTTCTTTACTCCTTTCTGGCCATTTGCCATCTTGGAATCCATCATCCTTGGGGCACTTACTGCAGGGATAGGTTTCAATGTCATGCATGATGGAGCGCATGGGAGTTTCAGCCGAAAAGGATGGGTCAATGAACTGGCCGGAATTTCCATCAATTTCTTGGGAGCCAATGTGTACATGTGGAAAACCAAACACAATGTGGCACACCATTCCTTCACCAATGTGGATGATCATGATGATGACCTCAATGCAGGTGCATTCCTGAGATTGGGCCCCAATCAGAAGCGGTACAAAATTCATCGCTTTCAGCATCGTTACTTCATTTTCATTTACTCCATTCTGTATTTCTATTGGGTGTTTTTCACGGATTATAAGAAGTATGTAACCAAAAAGGTGGCAGAAACACCAATCAAAAAAATGGACTTGAAGGAACATGTGTCTTTTTGGGGGTTCAAAGTAGAACATCTATTCTTGTTCATTGTACTTCCCGTTTATATGCTTGGGTTTATGCCCTGGCTGATCGGATTTCTTGTATATGGATTGGCCACCGGCATTATCATGAGTGTGGTATTCCAATTGGCCCATGTCCTGGAAGAGACCTCATTTCCTGTCCCTGATAAGGCGACCAATAAGTTGGAAGATGATTGGGCAGTCCATCAGTTGAAGACTACCGCAAACTTTGCCACTAAGAATAAGGTCTTATCCTGGCTTATCGGTGGTCTGAATTTCCAGATTGAACACCATCTGTTTCCCAATATTTCGCATATCCATTATCCGGCGATTTCCCAGATCATCAAGGAGACTTGTAGGGAATATGGGATTCCATATATCGAACATCCAAAAATGAGAGTGGCCCTTGCCTCCCATGTCAACCACTTGAAGCATTTGGGAAGGGAATAG